One genomic region from Bactrocera tryoni isolate S06 chromosome 3, CSIRO_BtryS06_freeze2, whole genome shotgun sequence encodes:
- the LOC120771640 gene encoding uncharacterized protein LOC120771640 has translation MFSGAKRATRLEAHTTRRNQRIIEDFVKNEDVPHWYRGLSSFQIEAAHQLHYAIRDDLEQGTTHRVWNLLNHIGLRPSISGTNIRFLMFMSGGNDLAFLWFIKELFYKTDGPDYNLNEQLILSSIANLDTLFTLRGLDSILPPEQPTKEEIRRIAKKKIAKQKLKFQNETGTENEKTTINSMRVKYKLPYFDELVRPRLYEHPLTSFPPTYRTKLMFEDVLRDSHYVIPNESNRWFADYQLHPGKKTGVEMLTDKMQQIFKTKLPRQSVMIKNVFKKQLLNILNPEVYLHEDMQKKNLCLHHQTLEEMERNLENELRWRAQEKCLKYFDTETPKREERIERIRRQIEEDVNELMTQFKRLASRTRSHMQIISQDEIRVCDSKEFNTAERLCGGAQSKWTDLTCHSETCLTQRDFGCVHEHKATSTKSNDSLPSSSETGTNWMEEKIGDCLTVTAEAKAKCCRECKTKPSKFKRKRTNPYATKKQSVRDILHKMPCDCGYKYVKNYDYGHSEQAKHETESYFKAPDENQPYMFDYPKVFAHKERESTRLNVQKEFLKIINSDLNLDKNDPNAPKNLDEAVKAYAKKAFKEGVAAKNIQMAAEEELEKNRRRYPFLDVEMDYYDPEDRKLMQSMLKNALDYLAKNPKYVLASMPDAHKLPSLLSWMETRYGKTYTREQLVKMHIKTRPTFRALKQMTADVLMPSARSLGNAIYVNYNCRDYLMKKTEILRNEYYRRLNASIMDQSRTFYLAIKPHICNHPRDTFFAYMPSREADIQHFRIWRNHEHMPAKDEFFKRKCRAMKLANRFY, from the exons ATGTTCTCTGGTGCAAAACGTGCTACCAGATTGGAAGCGCATACGACAAGACGCAATCAGCGAATTATCGAGGACTTTGTCAAGAATGAAGATGTGCCACATTGGTATCGCGGTTTGTCTTCCTTTCAAATTGAGGCCGCACACCAATTGCATTATGCTATACGCGATGACCTTGAACAGGGTACAACACATCGCGTATGGAACTTATTAAATCATATTGGCTTACGACCGAGCATCAGTGGTACTAACATACGTTTCCTCATGTTCATGAGCGGCGGCAATGATTTGGCATTTTTATGGTTCATTAAagaattattttacaaaaccgATGGACCAGATTACAATCTAAATGAACAATTAATTCTATCAAGCATTGCTAATCTGGACACATTATTCACGCTACGCGGCCTAGATAGCATACTGCCGCCTGAACAGCCGACAAAAGAAGAAATTCGACGCATTGCGAAGAAGAAAATCGCcaaacagaaattaaaattccaaAACGAGACTGGAACCGAAAACGAAAAAACGACCATCAATAGCATGCGAGTTAAGTATAAGTTGCCATACTTTGATGAATTGGTGCGGCCGCGACTTTATGAGCATCCGCTAACCTCATTTCCGCCTACCTATCGCACCAAATTAATGTTTGAAGATGTACTTCGGGACTCGCATTACGTCATACCGAATGAGAGCAATCGCTGGTTTGCCGATTATCAATTGCACCCCGGCAAGAAGACGGGTGTGGAAATGCTAACCGAcaaaatgcagcaaatattcAAAACCAAATTACCAAGGCAATCGGTTATgataaaaaacgtatttaaaaaacagttgcttaatattttaaatCCAGAAGTATATTTGCACGAGGATATGCAGAAAAAGAACTTATGCTTACATCATCAAACATTGGAGGAAATGGAGAGAAATCTCGAAAATGAATTACGTTGGCGAGCACAAGAAAAATGCTTGAAATATTTCGATACGGAAACACCCAAGCGGGAG gaGCGTATTGAACGTATCCGTAGACAGATTGAAGAGGACGTTAATGAGCTTATGACGCAATTCAAGCGATTAGCTAGTCGCACTCGTAGTCACATGCAGATTATTTCGCAAGATGAGATTCGAGTTTGTGACTCAAAGGAATTTAACACCGCGGAACGTTTGTGCGGTGGCGCACAAAGCAAATGGACTGATTTGACATGCCACAGTGAAACTTGCCTAACACAGCGAGATTTCGGTTGCGTACACGAGCATAAAGCAACTTCTACGAAGAGTAACGACAGTCTGCCGAGCTCTTCAGAAACGGGTACGAACTGGATGGAAGAAAAGATTGGCGACTGTTTGACTGTAACTGCGGAGGCCAAAGCGAAATGCTGTAGGGAATGCAAAACAAAGCCATCAAAGTTTAAGCGCAAACGTACAAACCCATATGCGACGAAGAAACAAAGTGTGCGCGATATTTTACATAAGATGCCTTGCGATTGTGGTTACAAATATGTGAAAAACTACGATTATGGGCATTCCGAGCAGGCAAAACATGAAACGGAATCGTATTTCAAAGCACCTGATGAAAATCAACCGTACATGTTCGACTATCCCAAAGTGTTCGCACACAAGGAACGTGAAAGTACGCGTCTAAATGTGCAGAaagaattcttaaaaattataaacagcGATTTAAATTTAGATAAGAATGATCCGAATGCGCCAAAAAATCTAGATGAAGCTGTGAAAGCTTACGCAAAGAAAGCATTCAAAGAAGGCGTGGCtgctaaaaatattcaaatggcTGCAGAGGAAGAGCTAGAGAAAAATCGACGCAGATATCCTTTTTTGGATGTGGAAATGGATTACTATGATCCGGAAGATAGGAAATTAATGCAGAGTATGCTGAAAAATGCGCTCGATTACTTGGCTAAAAATCCAAAGTATGTCTTAGCCTCAATGCCTGACGCACATAAGCTGCCATCCTTACTTTCGTGGATGGAGACACGCTACGGTAAAACGTATACGCGGGAGCAGCTGGTCAAAATGCATATTAAAACACGTCCAACATTCCGCGCTTTGAAACAGATGACCGCAGACGTGCTGATGCCCTCAGCCCGAAGTTTGGGCAATGCCATTTATGTCAATTACAATTGCAGAGATTACCTCATGAAAAAG ACCGAAATTTTGCGCAATGAATATTACAGAAGATTGAACGCATCTATAATGGATCAATCACGTACCTTTTACTTGGCAATTAAGCCTCATATATGCAATCATCCCAGGGACACTTTCTTCGCCTATATGCCGTCGCGTGAAGCGGACATACAACACTTTCGTATTTGGCGTAATCACGAGCATATGCCCGCGAAGGATGAGTTCTTCAAACGGAAATGTCGTGCTATGAAGTTGGCCAACCGATTCTACTGA
- the LOC120771748 gene encoding gastrulation defective protein 1 homolog: MNRNKISFGKINLNPNKPAVVTEKPAESQHDASSSAASIGGFKKMGKQQLIRQVEEVTEDMESQHLKEIMGISGFGRKTAKVFDINEQIAKAREVAPPKPRTESEEPKPIGNDDSDDEPAFGPLPPEALSTGTDGDKQTVLKPKRTDADSDDDDDDDDEEDDDDNLERKIPNTHEVQMQHGSRAVLALAGDPAGARLVSGSIDYDMCFWDFAGMDAGMRSFRTIQPCENYPIRALHYSVTGDMILVVSGNSQAKILDRDGFEKMECVKGDQYISDMARTKGHTAQLTSGCWHPYTREEFLTAALDGTLRIWHGLKSKEQKTVIKTRALGGLRTNASACTFNRDATLIAAACVDGSVQMWDTRKMFVNTTHCLRGAHQKGSEITSVQFSYLGTQLATRSNDETMKLWDLRKFKEPLHTWTGLFSRYDTTDCCFSPDDKMLVTGESLPKGSKEAQLHFYNTQTFEEVKRIAVTDSHVIKAMWHPKLNQIFVGCGNGVIKCYYDELLSSRGAKLCVVKTHRKKKHTEMIGVSQIITPHALPMFRQEKSKSSRKKMEKERLDPVKSHRPDLPITSGQGGRVASSGGTLSSYVIRNLGLSKRVDDDQDPREAILKYAKEAEENPYWIAPAYKKTQPKPIFTESSGEPDAKKPKEE; the protein is encoded by the exons ATGAATCGTAATAAAATTTCCTTTGGGAAAATCAATCTTAACCCAAATAAACCAGCTGTGGTAACGGAGAAGCCTGCAGAAAGCCAGCATGACGCTTCATCTTCAGCGGCCAGTATCGGTGGTTTCAAGAAAATGGGTAAGCAACAGCTCATACGGCAAGTTGAAGAGGTGACTGAAGATATGGAAAGTCAGCATCTTAAAGAAATAATGGGTATAAGCGGTTTTGGGCGTAAAACAGCAAAAGTCTTCGATATCAAT GAGCAAATAGCAAAAGCGCGTGAAGTTGCACCACCAAAACCGCGTACCGAAAGCGAAGAACCTAAACCAATTGGCAATGACGATTCAGATGATGAGCCTGCGTTTGGACCTTTACCACCTGAAGCGCTCAGCACAGGAACAGACGGCGATAAACAAACTGTGTTGAAACCTAAAAGGACAGATGCTGAtagtgatgatgatgatgacgacgaTGATGAGGAGGATGATGACGATAATCTTGAACGTAAAATACCGAATACTCATGAGGTGCAAATGCAGCATGGTTCGCGCGCCGTACTAGCCCTTGCAGGCGATCCTGCAGGTGCACGTCTAGTGTCCGGCTCCATCGACTACGATATGTGTTTTTGGGACTTTGCCGGTATGGATGCTGGTATGCGTAGTTTTCGTACCATACAACCATGTGAGAATTATCCCATAAGAGCACTACATTATTCCGTTACCGGTGATATGATACTGGTAGTGTCGGGTAACTCACAAGCGAAAATTCTTGATCGTGATGGTTTCGAAAAAATGGAATGTGTTAAGGGTGATCAATATATAAGCGACATGGCACGTACAAAGGGTCACACTGCACAACTCACCTCTGGCTGTTGGCATCCGTATACACGTGAAGAATTTCTTACTGCAGCGCTTGATGGCACTCTACGCATTTGGCATGGTTTAAAGTCCAAGGAGCAAAAGACGGTAATTAAGACACGAGCGCTGGGTGGTTTGCGTACCAATGCTTCCGCGTGCACTTTCAATCGTGATGCCACCCTAATCGCCGCTGCTTGTGTAGATGGTTCGGTGCAAATGTGGGACACACGTAAAATGTTTGTTAATACGACACATTGTTTGCGTGGCGCACATCAGAAGGGTTCGGAAATTACTTCAGTACAATTTTCGTACTTGGGTACACAGTTGGCCACACGTTCCAATGATGAAACTATGAAGTTGTGGGATTTGCGTAAGTTTAAAGAACCGCTGCATACGTGGACTGGACTCTTCTCGCGTTATGACACCACGGACTGTTGCTTTAGTCCGGATGACAAAATGCTGGTGACGGGTGAATCTTTACCAAAGGGTTCGAAAGAGGCgcaattgcatttttataacACTCAGACATTTGAAGAAGTGAAGCGTATCGCGGTTACCGATTCGCACGTCATTAAGGCAATGTGGCATCCAAAGCTGAATCAGATTTTTGTCGGTTGTGGCAATGGTGTCATCAAATGCTATTATGATGAGCTACTCAGCTCGCGTGGCGCCAAATTGTGCGTTGTCAAGACACATCGCAAGAAGAAACATACAGAAATGATCGGTGTATCGCAGATAATTACACCACATGCGTTACCCATGTTTAGACAGGAAAAATCCAAGTCATCACGCAAGAAAATGGAGAAAGAGCGTTTGGATCCTGTTAAATCACATCGTCCTGACTTGCCAATCACCAGCGGCCAAGGTGGTCGTGTGGCAAGTTCAGGTGGCACGCTCTCATCATATGTCATTAGAAATTTGGGTCTCAGCAAACGCGTTGACGATGATCAAGATCCACGTGAAGCAATTTTGAAATATGCAAAAGAAGCGGAGGAGAATCCATACTGGATAGCGCCGGCGTACAAAAAGACACAGCCGAAGCCGATATTCACAGAATCGTCTGGTGAGCCCGATGCAAAGAAACCAAAAGAGGAGTAA
- the LOC120770725 gene encoding uncharacterized protein LOC120770725, whose protein sequence is MLSARKDKKFLFEFMHNRDVPAWYRGTSPFQTEAADELANSIRDDVAQETSHRVHNCLSRLGLIPAVRDKDLKMLMKLSGGNDLAFLWFLMELYYKKPGDEYSSLNEQLILTSIAHLDMITTLRELDNILPPGHQSKRQLEKRRKQKLRDKSWLSPPHKLVKKHSSPYFNKLERPVQYGKPLEVERPDFKVKFFRYEVYKDPNYVPPNEENRWYAKHSFNRAKRISNKTIRDVLNNLSDNLELIPIISNRAIEVIDYALSGLHEVKGKVLCKKHQIEEEEAKLRRTEFILKKREKCFASLELFQKKKQERLERIQKMLETEVEMYRLHYHKKLQSHKDEHSYIRVLGKEGYCEHLIQDDQEENCNDIGPCPKTPSLLSMAASRTSRYTQLSDSKLNGLSKVESLLMNRGHRLSFGQRESELQQFHNISPTPPSSERYFVGPTKNQPYHFSYTKIFRYKDENDKRIFIKDKCVEAMETKEQCVPKLDDLTPDLAKLAKNNADQTWNENQKEWRKANENNYLEESIHLDPYPPDMPRLPFYDCEDKTLMNDMLRIAIDEMRKNPKFVLASLPDAHKLPMLREWIYQRYGKRYTHAQRIKELNESIKIINVLQKMKLRTMLPKPYEIGTKFLQSYKCHKYIVKKVGIARRQFYDRVNSDLLKRARYFWFAMRIPLCALPTRATFFAYLPARRVDNYLFKPWKLAERMDAKAEWDKKRFMEKLKLFSFFYLGNYQNSCIIMFLQNYAKPTTNWVARDMQRQREFVDKYMRSIDVPDWYRGLSSFQYRAARNLLYAIRDDLEQDTSHRVRDILNTIGLRPPISKKNVRFIMKLSRGNDLAFLWFLKDLHYTTGEPGYNTNEQLILSCIAYLDLIFTIRGLDNLLPAGQPPKKTPPKRKMSKIVIERMSRRKTEYSKLLPRTLPKQTGSFNKQYKLPYLERQRRPRPFGKSLTAHPPENVLQLKFLEVFKDPNYVIPNESSRWFSNYEPNEGRKTANSLVNQSLDEIFKANLVKIPSQVFEAQLFKSLRLSGTTLRKNSRNELGRNILCEHHKVMQEMEKSLELELRVIALEKCRKYFDLDIPKKEKRVARLRKQIENDVNLHLLRFRQLADKSRSQLLLWGKNDLQVCNLSNDARSNMEKESCSLCMNQRLQCQSTQTQSECHFGLKPKICNSTRRKTLSVKSEHKLRAQNLVNNTEPEIIGDCLRKNHLKNHKMQSIKSPLMKAHNACKPKVNNCDSNYDYMQNYDYGHSDTSSETKAFFNAPHKHTPFKFDYQKIFDIPFEQEDDINIKKKCVAAIRSEERLSNHHAESRENIDEAIKNCTMKAMENTFQKSRINVEYDTEPLLPSAKANTYYDPNNKALMHQMLKEGIERLAKDTRYVLAALPDAHKLPILRYWIYQRYGKIYTQKELFEIFKSSTLLFRALLQIQIHEALPSPTDLGRAVFIDYSCHNYLMKKCDRIKDLFYKRVDKAILAQSRHLYIAMTPYVYAGRSPNKTIFAYLPSRPNDIQHFRVWSPRDCKPKWAKHNRLPGQ, encoded by the exons atgttaagCGCTCGCAAGGACAAAAAGTTTCTATTTGAGTTTATGCATAATAGAGATGTGCCAGCTTGGTATCGTGGCACTTCGCCATTTCAAACAGAAGCTGCCGATGAGCTTGCCAACTCGATACGTGACGATGTCGCCCAGGAAACGTCTCATCGCGTACATAATTGCCTAAGTCGACTGGGCTTAATACCAGCTGTACGCGATAAGGATCTGAAAATGCTTATGAAATTGAGCGGCGGCAATGATTTGGCTTTTTTATGGTTTCTGATGGAGTTGTATTATAAAAAACCTGGTGATGAATATAGTAGTCTAAATGAACAACTAATACTTACATCTATAGCACATCTTGATATGATTACAACATTGCGGGAATTGGATAATATTTTACCGCCAGGCCACCAATCCAAACGGCAATTGGAAAAACGTCGAAAGCAAAAGTTAAGAGATAAAAGTTGGCTAAGCCCACCACATAAGCTAGTAAAAAAGCATTCATCACCGTATTTTAACAAGCTAGAACGACCCGTACAATACGGTAAACCACTCGAAGTAGAACGACCTGATTTTAAGGTAAAATTCTTTCGCTATGAAGTCTATAAGGATCCAAATTATGTGCCACCAAATGAAGAAAATCGTTGGTATGCCAAACATAGTTTCAATAGAGCCAAACGTATTTCAAATAAAACGATACGTGATGTTCTCAATAATCTTTCGGATAATTTAGAATTAATACCGATTATATCTAACAGAGCTATTGAGGTCATTGATTATGCATTAAGTGGACTACACGAAGTGAAAGGCAAAGTATTGTGTAAGAAACATCAAATTGAAGAGGAGGAGGCGAAACTACGGCGTACAgaattcatattaaaaaaacggGAAAAGTGTTTTGCAAGCCTTGAAttgtttcaaaagaaaaaacag GAACGTcttgaaagaatacaaaaaatgcTGGAAACCGAAGTCGAAATGTATCGTCTGCACtatcataaaaaattgcaatcGCACAAAGATGAACATAGCTATATACGAGTACTCGGCAAAGAGGGTTATTGTGAGCATTTAATTCAGGATGATCAGGAAGAAAATTGTAACGATATTGGACCATGTCCGAAAACACCTTCTCTATTATCGATGGCGGCTAGTCGTACCTCCAGATATACTCAACTATCAGATAGCAAATTAAACGGTTTGAGTAAAGTTGAATCGTTATTGATGAACAGAGGTCATCGTTTATCATTTGGGCAAAGAGAATCTGAACTACAACAATTTCATAACATAAGTCCAACACCTCCGTCATCGGAACGTTATTTTGTGGGTCCAACCAAAAATCAACCATATCATTTTAgttatacgaaaatatttcgCTACAAAGACGAGAATGATAAAAGAATATTTATTAAAGATAAATGTGTGGAAGCCATGGAAACGAAAGAGCAATGTGTCCCGAAGTTAGACGATCTAACACCTGACTTGGCGAAATTGGCAAAGAATAATGCAGATCAAACGTGGAATGAAAATCAAAAGGAATGGCGTAAAGcgaatgaaaataattacttaGAGGAATCAATACATTTAGATCCGTATCCGCCGGATATGCCACGTTTACCATTCTACGATTGTGAGGATAAGACACTAATGAATGACATGTTACGCATTGCAATAGATGAGATgagaaaaaatccaaaatttgtACTAGCCTCATTGCCAGATGCCCACAAATTGCCGATGCTTCGTGAATGGATCTATCAGCGCTATGGGAAGCGATATACGCATGCACAGCGCATTAAGGAATTAAAtgagtcaataaaaataataaatgtattacAGAAAATGAAATTACGCACAATGCTTCCGAAACCATATGAAATCGGCACAAAATTCTTGCAAAGCTATAAATGTCATAAATATATCGTGAAAAAG GTGGGCATAGCACGCCGCCAGTTCTATGATCGTGTCAATTCGGATCTATTGAAGCGAGCTCGCTACTTCTGGTTTGCGATGCGTATTCCGCTATGTGCCTTACCAACACGTGCtacattttttgcttatttaccaGCAAGAAGAGTTGATAACTATCTGTTTAAGCCCTGGAAACTAGCCGAACGTATGGACGCTAAGGCCGAATGGGATAAAAAGCGTTTCATGGAGAAa ttaaaattgtttagttttttttatttagggAATTATCAAAATTCTTGTATAATAATGTTTTTACAAAACTACGCTAAACCCACCACCAACTGGGTGGCACGAGACATGCAACGTCAACGCGAGTTCGTCGACAAATATATGCGTTCGATAGATGTACCAGACTGGTATCGTGGCTTATCGTCATTTCAATATCGTGCGGCCAGAAATTTACTTTATGCCATTCGTGACGACCTCGAGCAGGACACTTCGCATCGTGTGCGTGACATCTTGAATACGATCGGTTTACGCCCACCGATATCGAAAAAGAATGTACGATTTATCATGAAATTGAGTCGTGGAAATGATTTGGCCTTTCTGTGGTTTCTAAAAGATTTACATTACACAACGGGGGAACCGGGTTACAATACGAATGAACAGTTGATTTTATCATGTATAGCTTATTTGGATTTAATTTTTACCATACGCGGACTAGATAATCTATTACCGGCCGGACAACCACCAAAAAAGACACCACCCAAACGTAAAATGAGTAAAATTGTAATCGAACGAATGTCTAGACGGAAAACGGAATACAGCAAGTTATTACCACGTACATTACCTAAACAAACTGGCTCCTTCAACAAGCAATACAAGTTGCCATATCTCGAGCGTCAACGACGTCCACGTCCATTTGGTAAATCGCTTACAGCACATCCACCCGAAAATGTATTAcaactgaaatttttggaagtcTTCAAAGATCCAAATTACGTTATACCAAATGAGTCCAGTCGTTGGTTTTCCAATTACGAACCCAATGAAGGCCGTAAAACTGCGAATAGTCTGGTTAATCAAAGTTTGGatgaaattttcaaagcaaatttAGTCAAAATTCCCAGTCAAGTCTTTGAGGCACAATTATTTAAGAGCCTAAGATTATCGGGTACGACATTGAGAAAAAATAGTCGAAATGAATTAggcagaaatattttatgtgaaCATCATAAAGTCATGCAAGAGATGGAGAAGAGTCTAGAGCTCGAGTTACGTGTGATAGCGCTCGAGAAGTGTCGAAAGTATTTTGATTTGGATATACCAAAGAAAGAG AAACGCGTCGCTCGCCTGCGCAAACAGATTGAGAACGATGTAAATCTGCATTTGTTGCGATTCCGACAATTGGCTGACAAATCACGAAGTCAACTGCTTTTATGGGGCAAGAATGACCTGCAAGTTTGCAACTTAAGCAATGATGCGAGGAGTAATATGGAAAAGGAATCATGCAGTTTATGCATGAACCAAAGGCTGCAATGTCAATCAACACAAACACAAAGCGAGTGTCATTTTGGACTCAAACCGAAGATTTGCAACAGTACACGGAGAAAAACGTTAAGTGTGAAGAGTGAACATAAACTACGTGCACAAAATTTAGTTAACAACACTGAACCCGAAATAATTGGGGATTGCTTACGCAAAAACCAtttgaaaaatcacaaaatgcaGAGTATAAAGTCTCCACTGATGAAGGCACATAACGCGTGCAAACCGAAAGTTAATAACTGTGATAGTAACTACGATTACATGCAAAACTACGACTATGGGCACTCAGACACAAGTAGTGAAACTAAAGCATTCTTTAATGCACCGCACAAGCATACTCCATTCAAATTCGATTATCAAAAGATTTTTGATATACCTTTCGAACAGGAAgatgatataaatataaagaaaaaatgtgtagcgGCAATTAGAAGTGAGGAGCGTTTAAGCAATCACCATGCTGAATCTAGAGAAAATATAGATGAGGCAATTAAAAACTGTACCATGAAGGCAATGGaaaacacttttcaaaaaagCCGTATAAATGTTGAATATGACACCGAACCATTATTGCCAAGTGCGAAAGCAAATACGTATTATGATCCGAATAATAAAGCATTAATGCATCAAATGTTGAAAGAGGGAATTGAAAGATTGGCTAAGGATACTAGATATGTCTTAGCAGCACTACCCGATGCACATAAATTACCAATTTTACGGTATTGGATATATCAACGCTATGGCAAAATCTATACCCAGAAGGAattgttcgaaattttcaaatcatCGACGCTACTCTTTCGTGCGCTTCTTCAAATTCAGATACACGAAGCATTGCCATCACCAACGGATCTTGGGCGGGCAGTATTTATTGATTATAGTTGTCATAATTATCTAATGAAAAAG TGCGATCGCATAAAGGACTTGTTTTATAAACGTGTAGACAAGGCAATTTTGGCACAGTCTCGTCACCTCTACATAGCCATGACACCATATGTATACGCTGGACGATcaccaaataaaacaattttcgcTTATTTACCCTCACGACCCAATGACATACAGCACTTTCGGGTGTGGAGCCCACGCGACTGTAAACCAAAATGGGCAAAACATAATAGACTTCCTGGACAATAA
- the LOC120771749 gene encoding NTF2-related export protein encodes MDSELRSKVESCCRTAEDFTKLYYTSFDKRRHQMGRMYLDNGLLVWNGNGSSGKDNIQKYLIDLPTSEHTITNLDAQPIIDEAVGGQLTYMIQAGGTVRYAEEVVRPFQQTFIITAQEDKWKIASDCYRLQDGLARIEN; translated from the exons ATGGACAgt GAGCTGCGTAGCAAGGTGGAATCATGCTGCCGTACAGCCGAGGACTTCACGAAACTATACTACACATCCTTTGATAAGCGACGCCAT caaatggGTCGCATGTATCTTGATAATGGTTTACTTGTTTGGAATGGTAATGGATCTAGTGGCAAAgataacatacaaaaatatctaATTGATTTACCTACTTCGGAACATACAATAACAAATTTGGATGCACAACCGATTATTGATGAGGCCGTTGGCGGTCAGTTAACTTATATGATACAAGCCGGTGGCACTGTGCGCTACGCTGAAGAAGTGGTGCGACCATTCCAGCAGACGTTTATCATCACCGCACAGGAAGATAAATGGAAAATTGCCAGTGATTGCTATAGACTGCAGGATGGGCTAGCACGTATAGAAAATTAG